AGATGTTCGAATAGCCCACGCGATTCGACATGAACACGATTTCACGCTGGTTGTCATAACTGACGAAGGCGGGTTTCGTGCTGATGCCTTTGTCCGTGAGATGGCGGGTGATCATGCCGGGCGCATCGTTATCTTCCAACAGCGGATATTTTTCTTTCTTAAGATGATAAAGCCAAACCTTGTCAAACTCGCGATAATCAACGCCGAGCGTCAGCCGCATGACATCGGAAAAATTATCGGCCTTCCACAGATTTTCAATCAACAGCAAAAGTTTTTCTTCGCCGTAGCGTTCGGCGATGAATTTGCAGATTGCCTGGCCCTCTTTATACATCAAAAACGTGCCATAAATGCGATACATCTGGCTCAGCGGCACAAGATGCCCAGCGAGCACCGCATCGCGAATGAACATCTCTGCCTCGCTGTCCCAGCCTTCCGACCAATATTCTGCGATGCCCTCGGTAAACCACAACGGCAGGCCCGCATGCTGCGTGCGCTTGTGATCTTTCAAAACGCGATTGGCCTTGCCGTGCGTGAACACGTGCACCAATTCATGATTGATGACATGTTCGAAATCCGTCAGGCTGCCGGTAGCCGGAATCACCACCCGGCCTTTGAGAAATTCGAAAAAGCCGCCCACGCCCTCTGGAATCAAATTCGGAATCGTGTTGGTTTGTTGAAAGTGAAAATGGTTGGAATAAAAAATCAGCGGAATGGGATGGTTGAAATTGTGATTGACGAGATTTTCCAAGCGCGCATAGGCTTCCTCGGCGTAGGTTGCCCCGATCTCGGCAAGCTCGCGCATTTCCGGATAGAAATAAATGTCAAAATGGCGCGTTTTGAGAATTTGCCATTGAAAGTGGTTGTACTGGACTTTGTTGCGGCCAAAATAATATTGCGCTTGTGCAGGGGCCATCCAGGCCAGCAAGACAAGCAGCAGAAGCAACCGGTTTTTCATGCATGCTCCGAACAGTTTTGTCCCGGGCAGAGGAAGGTTTTTTAACGATTGGCGGAGATTCGTGAGAATTTAGTCTTTACGCATATTTAGTCAAGTTAAAATTCCTCAATAGACGGCGGAGGAGGCGGATGGACGGCGGAGGTTATTTTACGTCAATGCCATGTTTCAGAATTTCGTCTTGCGCAAATGGCGAGTCGAGAAAATCCTCGCGCGTGAAGGGATGAGTTTCAATCCAACGATTCACACGCAATGTCGTTTTGCAGATACGTTGGTTATCCAAAAATCGCATGCCGGTGAAATCGGGAGAAACGAGAGCGACATCAATATCGCTATATTCTGAGGCTGTTCCATGGACATGCGAGCCGAAGAGAATGGCGCGGTCAATGCGAATATTGTCCTTCTCCAACTCTACAATCAATCTTTTGATATCTACGATGATGTTCGTGGGAATTGATCTTTTGTCCACTTGTATACCTCTTCAATCCGTATAAAATGGTCATGTCCAAATTCTGCTGTGCAGAGTTTATAAAAAGTAAGCTTATAATCAGGATAACGCGCTTTCAATTTGAAGGAGTTGAATATCTTCAATCTCTCTCTTCAACGTCTTTTTCCAAAGGCAACGCCGCCTTGTCTGCCAGCCGCAACAAGTCATGAATTTTGGGAGGCATCTCATGTGTCCTCGCCACAACCAAGCCATTCAGCAGCTTTTCCAGGCTCATGTGGCCAAAGAACAGGCAATAATGCAGATTTTCTCCGCGCTGCAGGACGCGTCGCGCCACCTCGAGATCAGAT
The Cytophagia bacterium CHB2 genome window above contains:
- a CDS encoding nucleotidyltransferase domain-containing protein, with translation MQVDKRSIPTNIIVDIKRLIVELEKDNIRIDRAILFGSHVHGTASEYSDIDVALVSPDFTGMRFLDNQRICKTTLRVNRWIETHPFTREDFLDSPFAQDEILKHGIDVK
- a CDS encoding HEPN domain-containing protein, whose protein sequence is MNAAKHVAYWQTLAESDLEVARRVLQRGENLHYCLFFGHMSLEKLLNGLVVARTHEMPPKIHDLLRLADKAALPLEKDVEERD